A single window of Nicotiana sylvestris chromosome 5, ASM39365v2, whole genome shotgun sequence DNA harbors:
- the LOC104221789 gene encoding SKP1-like protein 1, translating into MASSSSSTTGEKKMLTLKSGDNEAFYLEESLVLQSDLIKTIVKEECISSIPLPSIKSKTLVKIIEYLKKHAELTASNKEDFKNFEKEFVNVALEELLDITVAVSYLKINGLLEFCCQAVADRIKDKSVEAVQKIFKIESDFTPEEVTEFKRETSWAFEGDLDDTTI; encoded by the coding sequence atggcatcatcatcatcgtcaACAACGGGAGAGAAGAAGATGTTGACACTGAAGAGCGGCGATAACGAAGCATTTTACCTTGAGGAATCTTTGGTCTTACAGTCTGACCTTATCAAGACCATTGTGAAAGAGGAATGCATTTCCAGCATCCCATTGCCTAGTATCAAAAGCAAGACACTGGTAAAAATTATTGAATACCTCAAGAAGCACGCGGAGCTCACTGCCTCGAACAAAGAAGACTTCAAGAATTTCGAGAAAGAGTTTGTGAATGTTGCGTTGGAAGAGCTGCTTGACATAACTGTGGCAGTAAGTTATCTGAAAATTAATGGTTTGTTGGAATTCTGTTGCCAGGCTGTGGCTGACAGAATAAAGGACAAGAGCGTTGAAGCCGTTCAGAAGATTTTTAAAATTGAAAGTGATTTTACCCCAGAAGAAGTGACAGAGTTTAAAAGGGAAACTTCTTGGGCCTTTGAAGGTGACCTTGATGATACCACCATCTAG